In one Candidatus Planktophila versatilis genomic region, the following are encoded:
- a CDS encoding L-threonylcarbamoyladenylate synthase, producing the protein MSSGQFVSECTADVITRAAQQLKAGSLVALPTETVYGLGADATNAAAVARIYEAKGRPADHPLIVHVSEMADISDWADEIPEYAISLGRKYWPGPMTLIFKRTDLVQDFITGGQESVGLRVPDHVVALALLAEFKKLGGKGIAAPSANRFGHVSPTSAAAVNAELAAYLVDGDLILDGGPSQVGVESTIIDCTGIAPRILRPGAITAEMIEQVTGLHLEESETDIRVSGSLENHYSPEATVALDCQPQPGDGFIALASVHTPQGVVRLASPANNEEFARVLYAALRSADERSLTRVVVHQPAGDDISVAIRDRLLRASRGR; encoded by the coding sequence ATGAGCAGCGGGCAATTCGTATCTGAGTGCACAGCAGATGTAATTACGCGCGCTGCCCAGCAACTTAAAGCGGGTTCACTGGTCGCGCTACCGACTGAGACTGTCTATGGGCTGGGCGCCGATGCCACAAATGCTGCTGCAGTTGCCAGAATTTATGAAGCAAAGGGACGTCCGGCTGATCACCCGCTGATTGTGCATGTGAGTGAAATGGCAGATATCTCTGATTGGGCCGATGAAATCCCAGAATATGCAATTTCATTAGGACGTAAATATTGGCCAGGACCCATGACGCTGATTTTTAAGAGAACTGATCTCGTGCAAGATTTTATTACTGGGGGACAAGAGAGCGTTGGGCTACGAGTCCCAGACCATGTTGTGGCACTTGCGCTGCTTGCAGAATTTAAGAAGCTTGGCGGTAAAGGTATTGCCGCACCTAGCGCTAATCGCTTTGGACATGTCTCACCAACATCTGCAGCAGCTGTCAACGCCGAACTTGCAGCCTATCTAGTTGACGGTGATCTCATTCTTGATGGCGGCCCATCGCAGGTCGGCGTTGAATCAACAATCATTGATTGCACGGGTATTGCTCCAAGAATTTTAAGACCTGGTGCAATCACGGCAGAGATGATTGAGCAGGTAACTGGATTACACCTTGAAGAATCCGAGACAGATATTCGAGTAAGTGGATCACTTGAAAATCATTACTCACCGGAAGCCACAGTGGCACTTGATTGCCAGCCACAACCAGGTGATGGATTTATTGCACTTGCAAGTGTTCACACACCGCAAGGAGTTGTTCGCTTGGCATCACCTGCAAACAATGAAGAGTTTGCGCGCGTTCTTTACGCCGCGCTACGAAGTGCAGATGAGCGCTCATTAACCCGTGTTGTTGTGCACCAGCCAGCAGGAGATGACATCTCAGTAGCCATCCGCGACCGATTACTGCGTGCCAGCCGCGGTCGCTAA
- the purM gene encoding phosphoribosylformylglycinamidine cyclo-ligase, whose translation MATYKDAGVDIDAGDRAVELMKASIARASRPEVMGGIGGFAGLFDASALKGMKQPLLATSTDGVGTKTEIARQLGKYDTIGEDLVAMVVDDLVVCGAEPLFMTDYIAVGKVIPERIADIVAGIARGCQKSGTALIGGETAEHPGLLDEDEFDIAGAATGVVDAEKQLSAERVKSGDLIIAMPASGFHANGYSLIRHILSSQKLDLNKKYEGLHATLGEVLLTPTEIYTLDCLALIKAQGEKLRTFSHITGGGIADNTARVIPAGLRARYDRSTWSLPMATQFLAESASVPQADMERTWNCGIGMSAIVDPAIGDLVIRSLAARGMSAWIAGVVEPAQDNDAPRSYLVSEYKG comes from the coding sequence GTGGCAACATATAAAGATGCTGGTGTTGATATTGATGCTGGAGATCGCGCAGTCGAATTAATGAAGGCATCTATTGCGCGCGCTTCACGCCCAGAGGTAATGGGTGGCATTGGCGGATTTGCTGGACTCTTCGATGCATCTGCGCTCAAAGGCATGAAGCAGCCACTTCTTGCAACATCGACAGATGGCGTTGGCACAAAAACTGAGATTGCTCGCCAATTAGGAAAGTACGACACCATTGGTGAAGACCTGGTTGCGATGGTTGTTGACGATCTTGTTGTTTGCGGGGCAGAACCCTTGTTTATGACTGATTACATCGCAGTTGGCAAAGTAATTCCTGAGCGAATTGCAGATATCGTTGCCGGAATTGCACGTGGGTGCCAGAAGTCAGGAACCGCTCTCATTGGTGGTGAAACTGCTGAACACCCTGGCCTACTTGATGAGGATGAGTTTGATATTGCAGGCGCGGCAACCGGTGTGGTCGATGCTGAGAAACAATTAAGTGCCGAGCGAGTTAAAAGTGGAGATTTGATTATCGCAATGCCGGCAAGTGGCTTTCATGCAAATGGGTATTCACTGATTCGCCACATTCTGAGCTCACAGAAACTTGATCTCAATAAAAAGTATGAAGGATTACATGCCACGCTTGGAGAAGTCCTGCTGACTCCTACTGAAATTTACACACTTGATTGTTTAGCACTGATTAAGGCTCAAGGAGAAAAGTTGCGCACCTTTAGCCACATCACTGGTGGGGGAATAGCCGATAACACTGCGCGCGTTATTCCGGCCGGGTTGCGTGCGCGATATGACCGCTCAACTTGGTCACTACCTATGGCAACACAGTTTTTAGCAGAAAGTGCATCGGTGCCCCAAGCAGATATGGAACGCACCTGGAATTGCGGCATCGGCATGAGTGCCATCGTTGATCCAGCCATTGGTGATCTGGTTATTCGCTCCCTAGCAGCTCGTGGAATGTCGGCCTGGATTGCGGGAGTCGTTGAGCCTGCTCAAGATAATGATGCCCCACGTTCATACTTGGTCTCTGAGTACAAAGGATAA
- a CDS encoding SIMPL domain-containing protein has protein sequence MTTRSRISTLAVLTLAIAALVAPSANAAATRYITISSQGSVKVVPDAVRINATSTNIAATSKEALAATAKTSAAVRAALTLAKIDKKDIASTSVSVYPEYKYDNNTTVLVGYRASQSFTITVRAAATAGDVIDAIVSAGGDSLQLNGATPFVLDNTKAATAARTVAVKNARAKAASYASLLGVKLGKVNYLVENSAPTPYIPVVAVAKAESDATVVDLGEQDVTVSVTVQWSLL, from the coding sequence ATGACAACTCGTAGCCGTATCTCAACTCTTGCCGTGTTAACACTAGCCATTGCAGCTTTAGTAGCTCCATCTGCCAACGCAGCCGCTACTCGTTACATCACCATCAGCTCGCAAGGTAGCGTCAAGGTTGTTCCTGATGCAGTGCGCATCAACGCAACTTCTACAAATATTGCTGCGACTAGCAAAGAAGCTCTGGCGGCAACAGCGAAGACTTCTGCTGCGGTCCGCGCTGCTCTGACTTTGGCCAAAATTGATAAGAAAGATATTGCAAGTACAAGTGTTTCGGTATACCCGGAATACAAATACGATAACAACACCACTGTTCTCGTGGGATACCGCGCATCGCAATCATTCACAATTACTGTGCGAGCGGCAGCTACTGCCGGCGATGTCATTGATGCAATAGTTTCAGCAGGTGGCGATAGCCTTCAACTCAATGGCGCTACTCCTTTTGTGCTAGATAACACAAAAGCGGCAACGGCGGCTCGCACAGTTGCAGTCAAAAATGCTCGTGCAAAAGCAGCATCATATGCATCACTTCTCGGTGTAAAACTTGGGAAAGTTAATTACCTGGTAGAAAACTCTGCGCCAACTCCTTACATTCCAGTGGTGGCAGTTGCAAAAGCAGAATCAGATGCGACAGTCGTTGATCTTGGCGAACAAGATGTCACTGTCTCTGTCACAGTGCAGTGGTCACTGCTCTAA
- a CDS encoding DUF5302 family protein produces MSDKNEDMKAKMLAALEAKKNKKGAPGSQTHSESGSKIRGGQRSGGAPQVQRKAGPSGSGSAG; encoded by the coding sequence ATGTCAGATAAAAACGAAGATATGAAAGCAAAGATGCTTGCTGCCCTAGAAGCGAAGAAGAATAAGAAGGGCGCACCTGGTTCCCAGACTCACTCTGAATCAGGGTCAAAGATTCGCGGTGGACAACGCAGTGGTGGGGCACCACAGGTGCAACGTAAAGCAGGACCATCTGGCTCAGGTTCTGCAGGTTAA
- the purF gene encoding amidophosphoribosyltransferase, producing the protein MSRRPDGLLNHNLLDADLGPQDACGVFGVWAPGEEVAKLTFYGLYALQHRGQESAGIATSDGERILIYKDMGLVSQVFTETDLASLVGNLAIGHCRYSTTGSSTWVNAQPTLRPTKYGTLALAHNGNLTNTGSLAEIVQKLETNLSKNERGATTDTEIMTALIGLQDENNVEASALAVLPKLEGAFSLVFMDEHTLYAARDRHGVRPLVIGKLERGWVVASESAALDIVGAAFVREVEPGEFLAINEDGIRSQMWATPDPKGCIFEYVYLARPDTTIAGQGIHAVRGRIGQRLAIEAPVDADLVIPVPESGTPAAIGYAKQSGIPYGLGLVKNSYVGRTFIQPSQTIRQLGIRLKLNPLREIIEGKRIIVVDDSIVRGNTQRALVRMLREAGALEIHVRISSPPVKWPCFYGIDFATRAELIASGLEVEEIRRSIGADSLAYVSEAGLIEATNVAEDKLCTACFSGKYPIAIPTDMSEGKMRLEITEVHK; encoded by the coding sequence ATGAGCCGGCGCCCAGATGGATTGTTAAATCACAATCTGCTCGATGCTGACCTTGGACCACAAGATGCCTGTGGTGTTTTCGGAGTATGGGCACCGGGTGAAGAGGTAGCAAAGCTCACCTTCTATGGTTTGTATGCACTTCAACATCGTGGGCAAGAATCAGCAGGTATCGCAACATCTGATGGTGAAAGAATCTTGATTTATAAGGATATGGGTCTTGTTTCCCAAGTATTTACCGAGACCGACCTAGCTTCCCTGGTTGGCAATCTTGCCATTGGTCACTGTCGTTACAGCACAACCGGATCTAGTACCTGGGTAAATGCCCAGCCCACACTTCGACCTACGAAGTATGGAACGTTAGCTCTTGCACATAATGGAAATCTGACAAATACCGGCTCTCTTGCTGAAATTGTGCAAAAGTTAGAGACAAACCTTTCAAAGAATGAACGCGGTGCCACAACTGACACTGAAATCATGACCGCACTCATTGGTCTGCAAGATGAGAACAATGTGGAGGCAAGTGCACTTGCAGTCTTGCCAAAACTTGAAGGTGCATTCTCACTCGTCTTTATGGATGAACATACCTTGTATGCAGCCCGTGATCGCCATGGTGTTCGACCACTTGTCATTGGCAAACTCGAACGCGGTTGGGTAGTCGCATCTGAATCTGCCGCCCTGGATATTGTCGGTGCCGCATTTGTTCGTGAAGTTGAACCTGGTGAATTCCTTGCCATCAATGAAGATGGAATTCGTTCGCAGATGTGGGCAACACCTGATCCCAAAGGCTGCATCTTTGAATATGTCTATCTAGCTCGTCCTGACACAACAATTGCTGGCCAGGGTATCCACGCCGTGCGCGGGCGAATTGGTCAGCGCTTAGCTATCGAGGCTCCCGTGGATGCAGATCTTGTTATTCCAGTTCCTGAATCTGGAACACCAGCAGCAATTGGTTATGCAAAGCAATCTGGAATCCCATATGGCCTTGGCCTGGTGAAAAACTCCTATGTGGGGCGCACATTTATCCAGCCATCACAGACCATTCGCCAACTTGGAATTCGTTTGAAACTTAATCCACTTCGCGAAATCATTGAAGGTAAGCGCATCATCGTTGTCGATGACTCAATTGTCCGTGGAAATACCCAACGGGCACTTGTTCGTATGTTGCGCGAAGCTGGAGCCCTGGAAATCCATGTTCGTATCTCATCCCCACCTGTGAAATGGCCCTGCTTCTATGGAATTGATTTTGCTACCCGCGCCGAACTCATTGCTAGTGGCTTAGAAGTCGAAGAAATTCGCCGTTCCATTGGCGCGGATTCACTTGCCTATGTCTCTGAGGCAGGCCTGATTGAAGCCACAAATGTCGCCGAAGATAAGTTATGCACTGCATGTTTCTCCGGTAAATATCCCATTGCAATCCCAACAGATATGTCTGAAGGAAAGATGCGCCTAGAAATCACAGAGGTTCACAAGTAG
- a CDS encoding MraY family glycosyltransferase has protein sequence MSYSIAQFFLLGFLTFALVGLITPPIRYLALRFDAVDAPTLERKAQKEPVPYLGGVAIAIGIISASYGALIATDFSLAALKLASSVLVPAIAISAMGLWDDLRGLAPWPRLVAQTFTGIIVAVILTVTDTMGFAFSNHIVNYAITVLWIVGVCNSINFFDNHDGGAAGTVAVITFFLFFIAYDRQQVLVSALAIVTAGATAGFLIWNRTPAKIYMGDAGSLFLGIIVSVLTIRLSPGVIPTYKSLAIPLFLMATPILDTTVAVTSRLYRGISPFQGGRDHLSHRLMRVGLNRRITAFTLWAFAGFYGFVALAIYIWPDTWGTQVIVLGAIAWVAQLIYFLRIPSEG, from the coding sequence ATGAGTTATTCAATCGCGCAATTTTTCTTATTAGGTTTTCTCACCTTCGCACTCGTTGGTCTGATTACGCCACCAATCAGATATCTTGCGCTGCGCTTTGATGCCGTTGATGCACCCACACTAGAGCGCAAGGCGCAGAAAGAACCCGTTCCATATTTAGGTGGGGTGGCAATTGCTATTGGAATTATCTCTGCATCCTACGGTGCTCTCATTGCAACCGATTTCTCATTAGCCGCCCTCAAACTTGCTAGCTCGGTATTAGTTCCAGCAATTGCAATTTCAGCGATGGGTTTATGGGATGACTTACGTGGTTTAGCTCCATGGCCACGGCTAGTTGCGCAGACATTTACCGGAATCATCGTTGCCGTCATTCTTACCGTCACCGACACCATGGGTTTTGCCTTCAGTAATCACATCGTCAATTATGCAATCACAGTGCTCTGGATAGTTGGCGTCTGTAACTCCATTAATTTCTTTGATAATCATGATGGTGGGGCCGCCGGCACAGTTGCCGTCATTACCTTCTTCCTCTTCTTTATCGCCTATGACCGCCAGCAGGTGCTGGTGAGCGCCCTTGCGATAGTGACCGCCGGTGCCACAGCTGGATTTCTCATCTGGAATCGCACTCCAGCAAAGATTTATATGGGCGACGCCGGCTCACTCTTTCTAGGCATCATCGTTTCGGTGTTAACAATTCGTTTAAGTCCTGGAGTTATTCCTACCTATAAGTCACTCGCTATTCCGCTATTTCTTATGGCAACGCCCATTCTTGATACAACTGTGGCAGTAACATCGCGTCTTTATCGCGGCATCTCACCTTTCCAAGGAGGCCGTGATCACCTTTCTCATCGCTTGATGCGCGTCGGCCTTAATCGTCGCATCACCGCATTTACCTTGTGGGCCTTTGCTGGCTTTTATGGTTTTGTTGCTCTCGCAATCTATATCTGGCCTGATACGTGGGGCACGCAAGTGATTGTTCTAGGCGCCATCGCATGGGTGGCACAGTTGATTTATTTCTTAAGAATTCCTTCTGAGGGGTAG
- a CDS encoding DUF3073 domain-containing protein produces the protein MGRGRAKAKQTKVARDLKYNSQEMDLDRLAKELHGDTPSQQNQEDDDPFAEGNYIPRA, from the coding sequence ATGGGTCGCGGCCGTGCAAAAGCAAAGCAGACCAAAGTCGCTCGCGATTTAAAGTACAACTCTCAGGAGATGGACCTCGATCGCCTTGCCAAAGAACTTCATGGCGATACTCCGAGCCAGCAAAATCAAGAGGATGACGATCCGTTTGCTGAAGGAAATTACATCCCTCGCGCATAA
- a CDS encoding DMT family transporter, with protein sequence MNTPVQRQRSWIPAYITLGIVWGCSFIFIKLGLEFLTPFGVAFVRCALGALALLIYAKLRGISLPKDRMVRFHLWVVAIFINVIPGIFFALAETAVTSILAGIINAVTPLMTIIAILVINREEKPKPSQLLGLLLGFLGVLTVLGAWRGLGDNPLWAILALLLAVSCYGISFPYTRKYVIPLKIQTESLMAMQLTLAAFTLLPFFLLDGISKYEYRIGPVLAMIGLGVFGSGFAYLWNYKVMQLAGSAIASSVTYLTPLVAIIVGIIFLNESITWNEPVGALIVLFGAAIAQERITLKQS encoded by the coding sequence ATGAACACCCCCGTGCAGCGTCAGAGATCTTGGATCCCTGCATACATCACACTAGGAATTGTCTGGGGCTGTTCCTTTATCTTCATCAAGTTAGGTCTTGAATTCCTGACACCCTTTGGCGTCGCCTTCGTGCGCTGCGCACTAGGCGCACTTGCACTTCTCATCTACGCAAAATTAAGAGGAATATCCCTACCTAAAGATCGCATGGTGCGATTTCATCTGTGGGTTGTTGCAATCTTTATTAACGTCATTCCTGGAATCTTCTTTGCACTTGCTGAAACTGCAGTGACCTCAATTTTGGCAGGCATTATCAATGCCGTGACACCATTGATGACAATCATTGCAATTTTGGTTATCAACCGAGAGGAAAAACCGAAGCCATCACAACTGCTGGGTCTATTACTTGGCTTTCTTGGAGTCCTTACCGTTCTGGGTGCATGGAGAGGCCTCGGCGATAATCCACTCTGGGCAATACTTGCTTTACTCCTTGCCGTCAGTTGCTATGGAATTTCATTTCCTTACACCCGCAAATATGTGATTCCACTTAAGATTCAAACTGAGTCCCTCATGGCTATGCAGCTCACGTTGGCTGCCTTCACACTCTTACCTTTCTTTCTTTTAGATGGAATTTCTAAGTACGAATATCGAATTGGACCAGTACTGGCAATGATTGGTCTGGGTGTCTTTGGCAGTGGCTTTGCCTACTTATGGAACTACAAAGTTATGCAGCTAGCTGGTAGCGCGATCGCAAGCTCAGTTACTTACCTGACTCCACTAGTTGCAATTATCGTTGGAATCATCTTTCTCAACGAATCAATTACCTGGAATGAGCCAGTGGGCGCGCTCATTGTTCTATTTGGTGCAGCAATTGCGCAGGAGAGAATCACCTTAAAGCAGAGTTAG
- a CDS encoding class I SAM-dependent methyltransferase — MSKSESNRGNVELYYKEYYSRMMGHDSDGILSILWKYPHKVMEKPFRSNAGSHILELGFGEGEHIGFVSQGYERYLATDIDADRLNRIKGFLPSSASVLACDALALPFEDAIFDRVIATCLIAHLSNPEQAMIEWRRVLKPGGKLTMYVPCEPGLSLRLFRKLFTAPKAKKLGFDGFNLYISRDHINDAFRVLNIAAEVFRADSFKQVFRPFFFRSWYLNLFCIVQISKAK; from the coding sequence ATGAGTAAATCCGAATCAAATCGCGGAAATGTAGAGCTCTACTACAAGGAGTACTACTCCCGGATGATGGGACATGACTCCGATGGAATTCTGAGTATTTTGTGGAAGTACCCGCATAAGGTGATGGAAAAACCATTTCGCTCTAATGCAGGAAGTCATATTCTTGAACTTGGTTTTGGCGAAGGCGAACACATAGGATTTGTTTCACAAGGATATGAGAGATATCTTGCAACAGATATCGATGCTGACAGATTAAACCGAATAAAGGGATTCCTGCCGTCATCTGCATCCGTTTTGGCCTGCGATGCACTTGCGCTTCCTTTTGAGGATGCTATTTTTGATCGAGTGATTGCTACATGCTTGATTGCGCATCTTTCTAATCCTGAACAAGCGATGATTGAATGGCGGCGGGTTTTAAAGCCTGGTGGGAAACTAACGATGTATGTTCCATGTGAACCGGGTCTTTCCCTCCGACTTTTTAGAAAACTCTTTACGGCACCGAAGGCTAAAAAGCTCGGTTTCGATGGCTTTAATCTTTATATTTCCAGGGACCACATCAATGACGCCTTCAGGGTCCTGAATATTGCAGCTGAGGTCTTTAGGGCCGATTCATTCAAACAGGTTTTTCGGCCCTTCTTCTTCCGATCCTGGTATCTGAACCTCTTCTGCATCGTCCAGATATCCAAGGCGAAGTAA
- a CDS encoding HoxN/HupN/NixA family nickel/cobalt transporter, whose amino-acid sequence MNEVVRELPRVPLRDRLTPDEWRRMGLMFGFIAFLHVAGAFLMWKATTGNYKLADGTLFGWGTAVLAYTLGMRHAFDADHISAIDNTTRKLMSEGQRPLATGFFFSLGHSSVVAALAILLTFGIKAVGSQLKDEDSALNHYTGIIGLTVSGTFLMLIAILNLIVLVSIVGVFFKMRKGLYNEEELEKHLNSRGLLMRFFGPIARRIDKSWKMYPLGILFGLGFDTATEIGLLVLAGSSVIAGLPWWAVISLPLFFAGGMSLLDTIDGSFMNFAYGWAFSKPVRKVYYNIIITGLSVAVALFVGGLEICQVIAEQLNLTGGFWEYALAFNLNSAGYYIVAAFVVVWGVALLLWRFGKIEERWHDSAHAAQMARGENTDHAAAGIDLGPINDGWKID is encoded by the coding sequence ATGAATGAAGTAGTACGCGAGCTTCCTCGCGTCCCCCTGCGTGATCGCCTCACACCCGATGAGTGGCGCCGGATGGGGCTCATGTTCGGCTTCATCGCATTCCTGCACGTTGCAGGCGCCTTTCTCATGTGGAAGGCCACAACGGGCAACTATAAGTTAGCCGATGGCACCTTATTCGGTTGGGGAACTGCCGTTCTCGCCTACACCCTTGGCATGCGACATGCATTCGATGCCGATCACATCAGCGCAATCGATAACACAACACGAAAGTTAATGTCAGAAGGACAACGGCCATTAGCAACTGGATTCTTCTTCTCCCTCGGACATTCCTCGGTAGTTGCAGCACTTGCAATATTACTCACCTTCGGAATTAAGGCCGTTGGTAGCCAATTGAAAGATGAAGACTCTGCCCTTAACCACTACACCGGCATTATTGGCCTTACCGTCTCAGGCACATTCTTAATGCTCATTGCAATCTTGAATTTAATTGTCCTGGTCTCGATTGTTGGCGTCTTTTTCAAGATGCGCAAAGGGTTATATAACGAAGAAGAGCTTGAAAAGCACCTGAACTCTCGTGGTCTGCTCATGCGCTTCTTCGGTCCGATTGCACGCCGCATTGATAAGAGCTGGAAGATGTATCCACTTGGAATTCTCTTCGGACTTGGTTTTGATACCGCAACTGAAATTGGTCTACTAGTCCTTGCAGGTTCTTCTGTGATTGCCGGTCTGCCATGGTGGGCAGTTATCTCACTTCCACTCTTCTTTGCCGGTGGCATGAGTTTGCTCGACACTATCGATGGCTCATTCATGAATTTTGCTTACGGTTGGGCTTTCTCGAAACCAGTACGTAAGGTGTATTACAACATCATTATTACTGGGCTCTCAGTAGCAGTTGCACTCTTCGTAGGTGGCCTTGAAATCTGCCAAGTAATTGCCGAGCAGTTAAACCTCACAGGTGGATTCTGGGAATATGCACTTGCCTTTAACTTAAATTCAGCCGGTTATTACATCGTCGCTGCCTTTGTAGTTGTGTGGGGTGTGGCCCTTCTTCTGTGGCGTTTTGGCAAGATTGAAGAGCGTTGGCATGACTCAGCACATGCTGCCCAAATGGCTCGTGGAGAAAATACTGATCACGCTGCAGCGGGAATTGATCTCGGTCCAATTAATGATGGATGGAAGATCGACTAA
- a CDS encoding BldC family transcriptional regulator: MSRLPDAEVLLTPREVADLFGVDPKTVTRWAKAGKLTSIRTLGGHRRYRKSEVDDLRQNYFKAQN; this comes from the coding sequence ATGAGTCGTCTGCCTGATGCAGAAGTGCTTCTGACTCCGCGCGAGGTTGCCGACTTATTTGGCGTTGATCCCAAGACCGTTACTCGTTGGGCGAAAGCCGGAAAACTCACTTCGATTCGCACGCTAGGTGGACATCGTAGATATCGTAAATCTGAAGTCGATGATCTTCGCCAAAATTACTTCAAGGCACAGAATTAG
- a CDS encoding sterol carrier family protein, which translates to MRDPVVLQEVKATLALLTERSPGRAIEVRVPPYAAVQCGEGPTHTRGTPANVIEMDAQTWLALARGERTWADAMAAGLITASGVRADLTSLLPLKIAP; encoded by the coding sequence ATGCGCGACCCAGTTGTTCTTCAAGAAGTAAAAGCAACGCTTGCACTTCTGACCGAACGTTCGCCAGGGCGCGCGATAGAAGTACGAGTTCCTCCCTATGCCGCAGTGCAGTGTGGTGAAGGCCCCACACATACGCGCGGAACTCCAGCTAATGTGATTGAGATGGATGCCCAGACCTGGCTCGCACTCGCTCGCGGTGAACGCACCTGGGCCGATGCAATGGCAGCAGGTCTGATTACTGCCTCAGGTGTTCGAGCAGACCTCACTTCACTTCTACCGCTTAAGATTGCGCCATGA
- a CDS encoding glycosyltransferase: protein MAERIKVMQIIARMNVGGPAVIVAELMRGLDASKFEQVLVTGYCDVNEADYLEEVATDIKATRIAGLGRSISLVTDLRAFIGLVAMIKKIQPDVIHTHTAKAGVLGRLASIIAGRGAIRIHTFHGHLLHGYFSGWKTQLVIAIEKALAARTHHLIAIGTVVKNDLLAAGIGKPAQFSVFFPGLPEPKRFERAELRKELELDPATIYCTFVGRLTQIKRPDRLLDVATDIAKQNVAVHFLVAGEGELFESSRLRATAKKLPITFLGWRKDIDQLFAASDIAILTSDNEGIPLTLIQGAQAGLPIVAPAVGSISDIVEDAKTGFLTAPTASAMAARVIELAADSQLRNQLGAAGREQAHTYFSLERMLRDHTGIYNAPHKK, encoded by the coding sequence ATGGCCGAGCGCATAAAAGTGATGCAGATTATCGCCCGCATGAATGTGGGTGGACCTGCCGTCATCGTGGCCGAATTAATGCGAGGCCTTGATGCATCCAAATTCGAGCAAGTGCTTGTCACTGGTTATTGCGATGTCAATGAAGCAGATTACCTGGAAGAAGTAGCCACAGATATCAAGGCAACTCGGATTGCCGGCCTTGGTAGATCAATATCACTAGTGACTGACCTCAGAGCATTTATCGGTCTGGTTGCAATGATCAAGAAAATTCAGCCTGATGTAATTCACACCCATACTGCGAAAGCTGGCGTCCTGGGCCGGCTTGCTTCGATTATCGCCGGACGCGGTGCAATCCGAATTCACACATTTCACGGCCACTTGTTACACGGTTATTTTTCTGGATGGAAAACCCAACTAGTTATTGCGATTGAGAAAGCACTTGCTGCGCGCACCCATCACCTCATTGCCATTGGCACGGTTGTGAAGAATGACCTGCTAGCTGCCGGTATTGGTAAGCCAGCGCAATTCAGCGTCTTCTTTCCTGGATTACCGGAGCCAAAGAGGTTCGAAAGGGCCGAACTACGTAAAGAGTTAGAACTAGACCCGGCAACTATTTACTGCACATTTGTAGGTCGACTCACACAGATTAAAAGACCTGACCGACTACTCGATGTTGCCACCGACATCGCAAAACAGAACGTGGCCGTGCACTTTTTGGTGGCCGGTGAAGGAGAGTTATTTGAAAGCTCTCGTTTGCGAGCTACTGCAAAGAAACTACCAATAACTTTCTTAGGATGGCGCAAAGATATTGACCAACTGTTTGCAGCTAGTGATATTGCAATTCTGACAAGTGATAATGAAGGAATTCCACTTACGCTGATCCAAGGGGCACAAGCAGGTTTACCTATAGTTGCTCCAGCTGTCGGTTCTATTTCAGATATCGTCGAAGATGCAAAGACAGGCTTTCTTACCGCCCCCACCGCTAGCGCCATGGCAGCACGTGTCATTGAATTAGCCGCTGATTCGCAGTTACGAAATCAGTTGGGCGCCGCAGGCAGAGAGCAAGCACATACATACTTCTCATTAGAGCGAATGCTCCGAGATCACACAGGAATCTATAACGCACCCCACAAGAAGTAA